A genomic segment from Segniliparus rotundus DSM 44985 encodes:
- a CDS encoding nitroreductase family protein — protein MAEDSPPAAPPLHPIIAARRSARLLDPAGHVSREQVNVLLEAARWAPTWGRRQPVRFLVGLRDAEGADETFGKLQAILSRGNQSWAPAAGALVLLASAATGAPDEVAYAPVDLGLALGQLVLQAVADGLVAHPMAGFDKEAARTAFGIPVEFEPLVVVAVGVAATESAGADPGLVAKENAPRERRPLSEVAFAGQWGCPL, from the coding sequence ATGGCCGAAGATTCGCCACCGGCAGCGCCGCCATTGCATCCGATCATCGCGGCACGGCGCTCCGCGCGCCTGCTCGACCCCGCCGGGCATGTGTCTCGCGAGCAGGTGAACGTCTTGCTCGAAGCTGCTCGGTGGGCCCCCACGTGGGGCAGGCGCCAGCCAGTGCGTTTTCTCGTCGGATTACGCGACGCAGAAGGCGCGGATGAGACGTTCGGGAAGCTGCAGGCGATCTTGAGCAGAGGAAATCAGTCGTGGGCTCCAGCGGCAGGGGCGTTGGTGCTGCTTGCCTCGGCTGCGACTGGCGCGCCGGACGAAGTGGCGTACGCCCCCGTGGACCTTGGCTTGGCGCTCGGGCAGCTCGTGCTCCAGGCTGTCGCAGATGGGTTGGTGGCGCATCCGATGGCGGGATTCGACAAAGAAGCGGCTCGAACTGCGTTCGGGATTCCGGTCGAGTTCGAGCCGCTCGTGGTGGTCGCCGTCGGGGTGGCAGCCACAGAGTCCGCCGGGGCGGACCCTGGTCTTGTCGCAAAAGAAAATGCCCCGCGCGAACGCCGCCCCCTTTCGGAGGTGGCGTTCGCCGGGCAATGGGGTTGTCCTTTGTAG